One segment of Vicia villosa cultivar HV-30 ecotype Madison, WI unplaced genomic scaffold, Vvil1.0 ctg.000621F_1_1, whole genome shotgun sequence DNA contains the following:
- the LOC131629890 gene encoding E3 ubiquitin-protein ligase SIRP1-like — protein sequence MENEQWCTICFKMVSPMSEYENKCPFCDTQFGDAMENLSNHHNNDAIDLRSAWIFSLYAPIFLGLMNAFTPSLATISSQASSTSRNDEDLEQERGNYNELVIGRRRRTSTYMMHLFRGLHVRMVSENENIEQNRNIIDNNNNIVNNNNNNSNNNSILVIDPLNEGALIVRGPNLNHTNLNRSNENNINTIGSLNDFVDGSGFDLLLQQLAQITPSGYASVNPPTKKVAIEAMENMINDETLPCTICLEDVEIGSVAKEMPCKHKFHSECIVSWLKLHSSCPVCRFQMPCEDSNVLANLENGNREIQNSEVVRRGRNGRRNWFPVLQSFNNFLPFP from the coding sequence ATGGAGAATGAGCAATGGTGCACCATATGCTTTAAAATGGTGAGCCCAATGAGTGAATATGAAAACAAATGTCCCTTTTGTGATACACAATTTGGTGATGCAATGGAAAATCTAAGTAATCATCATAATAATGATGCTATTGATTTAAGGTCGGCTTGGATTTTCTCACTTTATGCACCAATTTTTCTTGGTTTGATGAATGCTTTTACTCCTTCTCTAGCAACAATTTCTTCACAAGCAAGCAGTACATCAAGAAATGATGAGGATTTGGAACAAGAGAGAGGAAATTACAATGAACTTGTAATTGGAAGAAGGAGAAGAACTTCAACTTACATGATGCATCTCTTTAGAGGACTTCATGTTAGAATGGTTTCAGAAAATGAAAACATAGAACAAAATAGAAATATTATtgacaacaataataatattgttaataataataacaacaatagtaataataatagtatactTGTTATTGATCCATTAAATGAAGGTGCATTAATTGTGAGAGGACCCAATTTGAATCATACAAATTTAAATAGGTcaaatgaaaataatattaatactattgGATCTTTGAATGATTTTGTGGATGGAAGTGGATTTGATTTATTGCTACAACAATTGGCACAAATTACTCCGAGTGGTTATGCAAGTGTGAATCCACCAACAAAGAAGGTAGCAATTGAAGCAATGGAAAATATGATAAATGATGAGACATTGCCATGCACAATATGTTTAGAAGATGTTGAGATTGGAAGTGTTGCTAAAGAAATGCCATGCAAGCATAAGTTTCACAGTGAATGTATTGTTTCATGGCTTAAACTACATAGTTCTTGTCCAGTTTGTAGGTTTCAAATGCCTTGTGAGGATTCAAATGTTTTGGCTAATTTGGAAAATGGAAATAGAGAGATTCAAAATAGTGAGGTTGTGAGGAGAGGTAGAAATGGAAGGAGGAATTGGTTTCCAGTGCTTCAATCTTTTAATAATTTTCTTCCTTTTCCTTGA